Proteins from one Deltaproteobacteria bacterium genomic window:
- the dapA gene encoding 4-hydroxy-tetrahydrodipicolinate synthase has product MFTGSITALVTPFRDGGVDEEALRRLVEFQITNGSDGLVPCGTTGESATLSYEEHDRVIELTIEAAAGRVPVIAGTGSNSTAETIALTKHAESAGAKAALLITPYYNKPTQQGLYEHYRKVAEEVSIPLILYNVPGRTSVNMLPETTARLSELKNIVGIKEATGDLKQVSDTIEFSKKGFIVLSGDDFTTLPLLSIGGHGVISVTSNVVPGMVSDMIKAFMKGDLAGARDIHYRLEPLNRAMFLETNPVPVKTALYMMGMTGPELRLPLVDMRDENREKLASVLDSFGLVAKGARR; this is encoded by the coding sequence ATGTTCACAGGCTCGATAACCGCCCTGGTCACTCCGTTTCGGGACGGGGGGGTCGACGAGGAGGCTCTTAGGAGGCTCGTCGAGTTCCAGATAACGAACGGCTCGGACGGGCTCGTGCCGTGCGGCACTACCGGCGAGTCCGCGACCCTTTCCTACGAGGAGCATGACAGGGTAATAGAGCTCACAATAGAAGCGGCCGCCGGGAGGGTCCCTGTTATCGCCGGGACAGGCTCGAACTCCACGGCTGAGACAATAGCCCTCACAAAGCACGCCGAGAGCGCCGGCGCAAAGGCCGCTCTTCTCATAACGCCATACTATAATAAGCCCACTCAGCAGGGCCTTTACGAGCATTACAGGAAGGTGGCCGAGGAGGTCTCCATACCCCTTATACTCTACAACGTGCCAGGGAGGACGAGCGTAAACATGCTCCCGGAGACGACCGCGAGGCTCTCGGAGCTTAAGAACATCGTCGGGATAAAAGAGGCAACCGGCGACCTCAAGCAGGTGAGCGACACTATCGAGTTCTCAAAGAAGGGCTTTATCGTCCTTTCAGGCGACGACTTCACGACCCTGCCGCTACTTTCAATCGGCGGGCACGGCGTGATATCCGTCACCTCGAACGTCGTCCCCGGCATGGTATCTGATATGATAAAGGCGTTCATGAAAGGCGACCTCGCCGGCGCACGGGATATTCATTACAGGCTCGAGCCCCTCAACAGGGCCATGTTCCTCGAGACGAATCCGGTCCCGGTAAAGACGGCCCTTTACATGATGGGCATGACCGGCCCGGAGTTGAGGCTTCCGCTCGTCGATATGAGAGACGAAAACAGAGAAAAGCTCGCGTCCGTCCTCGATAGCTTCGGGCTCGTAGCGAAAGGAGCCCGGAGATGA
- the dapF gene encoding diaminopimelate epimerase, which yields MKFSKMHGLGNDFIVIDAMSRDIPGIAGKLKKLSDRRFGIGFDQALILKSSKKADFRMDIYNSDGGRVEMCGNGIRCLAEYVWSRGLSRKRRLDIETLAGIIRPERAGKLVKVDMGEPVLEGSLVPTLAEGRIVDRRLAAGDKSFEITCVSMGNPHCVIYVDDVDGFPVTKYGPLLEVNRFFPKKTNVEFIEVLGRKRIKMRVWERGAGETLACGTGASAAAVASMLKGLTDNKVAVLLKGGRLDIEWSNKDNHVYMTGPAEEVFRGEIEL from the coding sequence ATTAAATTTTCCAAGATGCACGGCCTCGGGAACGACTTCATCGTCATTGACGCGATGTCAAGGGACATACCCGGCATCGCCGGGAAGCTCAAGAAGCTCTCTGACAGGAGATTCGGGATCGGCTTCGACCAGGCGCTCATACTCAAGTCCTCGAAAAAGGCGGACTTCAGGATGGACATCTACAACAGCGACGGCGGCAGGGTCGAGATGTGCGGGAACGGCATACGCTGCCTTGCCGAGTACGTCTGGTCCAGGGGGCTGTCGAGGAAACGCAGGCTGGACATAGAAACGCTTGCGGGTATAATCAGGCCAGAGAGGGCTGGGAAGCTGGTGAAGGTTGACATGGGCGAGCCGGTCCTGGAGGGGAGTCTCGTGCCTACGCTCGCGGAGGGCAGAATCGTCGACAGGAGGCTTGCCGCAGGCGACAAATCCTTCGAGATAACCTGCGTCTCCATGGGCAACCCGCACTGCGTCATATACGTTGACGACGTGGACGGCTTCCCGGTTACGAAGTACGGTCCGCTTCTGGAAGTAAACAGGTTTTTCCCGAAGAAGACCAATGTCGAATTCATAGAGGTCCTCGGGAGGAAAAGGATAAAGATGAGGGTATGGGAGCGCGGGGCGGGCGAAACGCTTGCCTGCGGGACAGGGGCGTCGGCGGCCGCTGTAGCGTCCATGCTCAAGGGCCTCACGGACAACAAGGTCGCGGTCCTATTGAAGGGCGGCAGGCTCGACATCGAATGGTCGAATAAGGACAACCACGTATACATGACCGGACCGGCGGAAGAGGTCTTCAGGGGAGAGATAGAGCTTTGA
- the thiE gene encoding thiamine phosphate synthase, whose translation MGKLPSVYLITDRKTAPPGAFLSTLKAALSGGIRLLQLREKDLSARELLHLAKEVRELASGYGAKLLINDRVDIAMLSGADGVHLTSNSYAASCARELLGPGKLIGVSTHSLDEARKAEAKGADFVTFGPVFHTPSKAKYGQPLGTVALKDTAAALSIPVYALGGVNKENLREAVGGGARIAVISAIMGSKDAALAARELIEKALACRQTE comes from the coding sequence ATGGGAAAGCTGCCTTCAGTCTATTTGATAACGGACAGGAAAACCGCCCCTCCGGGCGCGTTCCTGAGCACCTTGAAGGCGGCGCTCTCGGGCGGGATAAGGCTTCTGCAGCTCCGGGAGAAAGACCTTTCAGCGAGGGAACTGCTTCACCTTGCGAAAGAGGTCCGGGAACTGGCTTCCGGATACGGCGCGAAGCTTCTCATTAACGACCGTGTGGACATAGCCATGCTCTCCGGTGCCGACGGGGTGCACCTTACATCGAACTCCTACGCGGCCTCATGCGCAAGAGAGCTGCTCGGACCGGGCAAACTCATAGGCGTCTCCACCCATTCCCTCGATGAAGCAAGGAAAGCCGAGGCCAAGGGAGCGGATTTCGTGACCTTCGGGCCTGTTTTTCATACGCCGTCTAAGGCGAAATACGGGCAGCCCCTCGGGACCGTGGCGCTTAAAGATACAGCCGCCGCGCTCTCCATACCCGTATACGCGCTCGGCGGCGTAAATAAAGAGAATCTGCGCGAGGCAGTAGGCGGAGGTGCGCGCATAGCCGTCATATCAGCCATAATGGGTAGCAAGGATGCGGCGCTGGCCGCAAGGGAACTTATAGAAAAGGCCCTCGCCTGCAGGCAGACAGAATAA
- a CDS encoding DsbC family protein — protein MKKIKVLALVSALAIAASYAPEAEAFEAKGGNCAECHTITKEEASKLLKADKFKAEVKAVRLSPVKGLWEVELVQGDKVILVHLDFAKKTLIEGRFTELSDLGEPKPLRRVDLKDVSMEKAVVMGDPKAEKKVVVFSDPDCPYCARLHEELKEIIAERKDIAFYIKMYPLAIHPSAYEKSKAIACQKSVKLLEDAFAGKKLPKPDCETQEVDNNIRLAEGLGIKGTPALVMPDGRLFPGYAPADVLLGVIDNRKP, from the coding sequence ATGAAAAAGATAAAGGTACTGGCGCTCGTTTCAGCACTGGCAATAGCCGCCTCGTATGCCCCGGAGGCCGAGGCCTTCGAGGCAAAAGGGGGGAATTGCGCGGAATGCCATACCATCACAAAAGAGGAAGCCTCGAAGCTCCTTAAGGCCGATAAGTTCAAGGCGGAGGTCAAGGCGGTCCGCTTAAGCCCGGTAAAAGGCCTCTGGGAAGTGGAGCTCGTCCAGGGCGATAAGGTCATCCTTGTCCATCTGGACTTCGCGAAAAAGACCCTAATAGAGGGGAGGTTCACGGAGCTTTCCGATCTTGGCGAGCCGAAGCCCTTGAGGAGGGTCGATCTCAAGGACGTCTCGATGGAAAAGGCGGTCGTGATGGGGGATCCCAAGGCGGAGAAGAAGGTAGTCGTCTTCAGCGACCCGGATTGCCCGTACTGCGCCAGGCTGCACGAGGAGCTTAAGGAAATAATCGCCGAGAGGAAGGACATCGCCTTTTATATAAAGATGTACCCACTCGCGATACATCCAAGCGCCTATGAGAAGAGCAAGGCAATAGCCTGCCAGAAGTCGGTCAAGCTCCTCGAAGACGCATTCGCCGGGAAAAAGCTCCCGAAGCCCGATTGCGAGACCCAGGAAGTGGACAATAACATCCGGCTCGCAGAGGGGCTCGGCATAAAAGGCACCCCGGCCCTCGTCATGCCCGACGGCAGGCTCTTCCCGGGCTATGCGCCGGCTGACGTGCTCCTTGGGGTCATAGACAACCGGAAGCCCTGA
- the thiC gene encoding phosphomethylpyrimidine synthase ThiC — translation MTQLEAARKGVITEEMRNAALSEGVDPDFIRKGIEDGTVVITKNRLHHSIQGLAVGRGLRTKVNANIGSSQDRADIEEELTKLRAAIEAGADAVMDLSTGGDVSAIRKAVMAESSVPIGTVPIYQAAYDARKKGKSFVELEPDEMFDSIEAHAQDGVDFVTVHCGVTRSSVERVRKEGRIMGIVSRGGALTAEWMKFNKKENPLYEGYDRLLKIAKKYDMVLSLGDGLRPGCLADATDRGQVHELITLGELAKKAFEEGVQVMIEGPGHVPLDQIEANIIIQKRLCNGAPFYVLGPLVTDIAPGYDHITSAIGGAIAAAAGADFLCYVTPSEHLRLPTVDDVREGVMASRIAAHAGDISKKAKGAMEADIRLARARKALDWEEQIRLSIDPKRSRAIRETSPPEDESVCTMCGSLCAIKIQK, via the coding sequence ATGACACAGCTTGAGGCCGCCCGCAAGGGCGTTATAACCGAAGAGATGAGGAACGCTGCTCTCTCCGAAGGCGTAGACCCGGACTTCATAAGAAAGGGCATCGAGGACGGGACCGTCGTAATCACGAAGAACAGACTGCACCACTCCATACAGGGCCTTGCGGTTGGAAGGGGTCTCCGGACCAAGGTCAACGCCAATATAGGCTCGTCGCAGGACAGGGCCGATATAGAGGAAGAGCTTACCAAGCTCAGGGCCGCCATAGAGGCCGGGGCAGACGCGGTAATGGACCTCTCAACCGGCGGGGACGTATCCGCAATAAGAAAAGCCGTAATGGCCGAGTCGAGCGTACCCATAGGCACAGTACCTATTTACCAGGCCGCCTATGACGCCAGAAAAAAGGGGAAGTCCTTTGTAGAGCTCGAGCCCGATGAAATGTTCGACTCGATAGAGGCCCATGCCCAAGACGGTGTGGACTTCGTGACCGTCCACTGCGGGGTCACGCGGAGCTCGGTAGAGCGGGTAAGGAAGGAAGGGCGCATAATGGGAATCGTCAGCAGAGGCGGCGCCCTCACGGCCGAGTGGATGAAATTCAACAAGAAAGAGAACCCGCTTTACGAGGGCTATGACAGGCTCCTTAAGATAGCCAAAAAGTACGACATGGTCCTTAGCCTCGGCGACGGCCTCCGTCCCGGCTGCCTTGCGGACGCGACCGACAGGGGCCAGGTCCACGAGCTCATAACGCTAGGCGAGCTCGCGAAAAAGGCATTCGAGGAGGGCGTGCAGGTCATGATAGAGGGGCCGGGACACGTGCCGCTCGACCAGATAGAGGCTAACATAATCATCCAGAAGCGGCTCTGTAACGGTGCGCCCTTTTATGTGCTCGGCCCGCTCGTCACCGACATAGCGCCGGGGTATGACCACATAACATCCGCAATCGGCGGGGCCATAGCCGCCGCGGCCGGAGCGGATTTTCTCTGTTATGTGACACCGAGCGAGCACCTGAGGCTACCGACGGTCGACGACGTCCGCGAAGGGGTCATGGCCTCGCGCATAGCCGCGCACGCGGGGGACATATCAAAGAAGGCGAAAGGCGCGATGGAGGCCGACATAAGGCTCGCCAGGGCCAGGAAGGCCCTCGACTGGGAGGAGCAGATTAGGCTCTCCATTGACCCGAAGAGGTCCAGGGCCATAAGGGAGACGAGCCCGCCCGAGGACGAGAGCGTTTGCACCATGTGCGGGAGCCTCTGCGCGATAAAGATACAGAAATGA
- a CDS encoding VOC family protein, whose product MEPRLTVVTLGVSDFERSLDFYGNRLGWPVKVVNGEVAFFKLNCVVLALYPKDLLAKDADVSPEGGGFPGFTLAHNVESPEEVDKVLDEARAAGAGIPKKAQKTSWGGYGGYFTDPDGYLWEVVHNPFWSLDEGNPVIQ is encoded by the coding sequence ATGGAGCCAAGGCTCACGGTCGTGACGCTCGGAGTGAGCGATTTTGAACGGTCCCTCGATTTTTACGGAAACAGGCTCGGCTGGCCCGTAAAGGTAGTGAACGGCGAGGTAGCCTTCTTCAAGCTCAACTGCGTGGTTCTCGCGCTCTACCCGAAGGACCTTCTCGCAAAGGATGCGGATGTCAGTCCGGAAGGCGGCGGATTCCCGGGCTTTACCCTCGCGCACAATGTAGAGAGCCCCGAGGAAGTGGACAAGGTATTGGACGAGGCCAGGGCAGCCGGCGCGGGCATACCTAAAAAGGCTCAAAAGACCTCATGGGGCGGATACGGCGGCTATTTTACCGACCCGGACGGCTATTTGTGGGAGGTGGTGCACAATCCATTCTGGTCCCTCGACGAAGGAAACCCTGTGATTCAATAA
- the dapB gene encoding 4-hydroxy-tetrahydrodipicolinate reductase, producing MIKIAVTGAAGRMGRAIIGAIEANPATSFSGALEREDSPYLGKDAGEMAGIGKSGIRITDSPEKAFKKADAIIDFSTPESSMKVLDLAVKFGKALIIGTTGFSFHQRDEIKELSEGGRVVMAPNMSVGVNLLLRLVQEAASVVGREYDIEIIEAHHRHKKDAPSGTALRIAEVAATAVGRDLDSVAVYERKGIIGERRPEEIGIQTIRAGDIVGDHTIIFAGPGERIEITHKASSRDTFAAGAVKAAVWVMDKPNGLYDMQDVLGLKRL from the coding sequence ATGATTAAGATAGCGGTCACCGGCGCCGCCGGAAGGATGGGCAGGGCCATAATAGGCGCGATAGAGGCGAACCCCGCGACCTCCTTTTCCGGGGCCCTTGAAAGGGAGGATTCCCCGTACCTAGGGAAAGACGCCGGCGAGATGGCCGGGATAGGAAAATCCGGGATAAGGATAACCGACAGCCCGGAAAAGGCGTTCAAGAAGGCTGACGCCATAATAGATTTCAGCACCCCCGAATCGTCCATGAAGGTATTGGACTTGGCCGTAAAATTCGGGAAGGCCCTGATCATAGGCACTACCGGGTTCTCTTTCCATCAGCGGGACGAGATAAAGGAGCTCTCGGAAGGCGGCAGGGTAGTGATGGCCCCGAACATGTCCGTGGGCGTGAACCTTCTCCTCCGGCTCGTACAGGAGGCGGCGTCGGTCGTAGGCAGGGAATATGATATTGAGATAATAGAGGCGCACCACAGGCACAAGAAGGACGCCCCGTCAGGGACGGCGCTCAGGATAGCTGAGGTGGCCGCTACAGCCGTAGGCCGGGACCTCGACAGCGTTGCGGTCTACGAGCGCAAAGGGATAATAGGCGAAAGGAGGCCGGAGGAAATAGGCATACAGACCATAAGGGCCGGCGACATAGTGGGCGACCACACCATAATATTTGCGGGTCCAGGCGAGAGGATAGAGATAACCCACAAGGCCTCATCGAGGGACACTTTCGCGGCAGGGGCCGTAAAGGCCGCGGTCTGGGTGATGGACAAGCCGAACGGTCTCTATGACATGCAGGACGTGCTGGGGCTTAAGCGCCTCTAA
- a CDS encoding diguanylate cyclase, protein MGVDTLTIERTNSNKVLIIDDNLVNKAAIEDVLAENGFETRAAADGKEGLRILHEWVPNVILLDLVMPGMDGMSVCREIRRMNISPRPSIIIISVKDDKESIVSALTNGADDFIVKPLNGAELVARVKAQKRICEFYRELEEDKKNLETLLDITTAMAATLDASEILSTIVDKVAATTNAVRCSIVLISTHENEGYVLASHEDPQVKELKIDLSKYPEIKQVMTSKMPLALEDVLGNPIMSPVRDSIKDLEGMSILILPIVFHDEVLGTLFLRTRKKKNGFTQKEIDFCRIVANASFHALRNARLFEKVVKEKDVLKEMAVRDHLTNLYNHNFFYSRLEEEFERAVRYETPLSLIMVDIDNFKSINDTYGHRVGDMVLKEIAALIKKGVRKTDVVARYGGEEFSVILPHTLLKGAVDEAERLREMIEAHAYAGLVNQRITVSIGVASYPQKGAMNSGDLVNHADDALYKAKWSGKNCVKVAEV, encoded by the coding sequence ATGGGCGTAGACACACTCACGATCGAGAGGACGAACAGCAACAAGGTCCTCATAATCGACGATAACCTTGTCAATAAGGCCGCAATCGAGGACGTCCTGGCAGAGAACGGGTTCGAGACCAGGGCCGCTGCCGACGGCAAGGAGGGGCTCCGTATTCTCCATGAATGGGTCCCGAACGTCATACTACTCGACCTGGTCATGCCGGGCATGGACGGAATGAGCGTCTGCCGCGAGATCAGGCGGATGAACATCTCCCCTAGGCCCTCCATAATCATAATCTCCGTTAAGGACGACAAGGAATCCATCGTAAGCGCGCTTACTAACGGGGCTGACGATTTCATAGTGAAGCCCCTGAACGGGGCCGAGCTCGTGGCGAGGGTGAAGGCCCAGAAGAGGATATGCGAGTTCTACCGGGAGCTCGAGGAGGACAAGAAGAACCTGGAGACCCTGCTTGACATCACGACCGCGATGGCTGCGACCCTGGACGCCTCGGAGATACTCAGCACGATTGTCGACAAGGTGGCCGCGACGACCAACGCCGTCAGGTGCTCGATAGTGCTGATATCGACGCACGAGAACGAGGGATACGTGCTCGCCTCTCACGAGGACCCGCAGGTAAAGGAGCTCAAGATCGACCTCTCAAAGTACCCCGAGATAAAACAGGTCATGACGAGCAAGATGCCGCTCGCCCTCGAGGACGTGCTCGGGAACCCGATAATGTCCCCGGTCCGCGACAGCATCAAGGACCTGGAAGGCATGAGCATACTCATCCTCCCCATAGTTTTCCACGACGAGGTCCTCGGGACCCTTTTCCTCCGGACCAGAAAGAAAAAGAACGGGTTCACGCAGAAGGAGATAGATTTCTGCAGGATAGTGGCGAACGCCTCCTTCCACGCGCTCAGGAATGCCAGACTTTTCGAGAAGGTCGTAAAGGAGAAGGACGTCCTGAAGGAGATGGCCGTAAGGGACCACCTTACGAACCTTTACAACCACAACTTTTTCTATTCGAGGCTCGAAGAGGAGTTCGAGAGGGCGGTAAGGTATGAAACGCCGCTTTCACTCATAATGGTCGACATCGACAACTTCAAGAGCATAAACGACACCTACGGCCACAGGGTAGGGGACATGGTCCTCAAGGAAATCGCGGCCCTGATAAAAAAGGGCGTCCGGAAGACGGACGTAGTCGCCCGATATGGAGGGGAGGAGTTTTCGGTCATACTCCCGCACACGCTCCTTAAGGGCGCGGTCGACGAGGCCGAGAGGCTCCGCGAGATGATAGAGGCGCACGCGTACGCGGGCCTCGTGAACCAGAGGATAACCGTAAGCATCGGGGTGGCCTCTTATCCGCAGAAAGGGGCCATGAACTCCGGCGACCTCGTAAATCACGCGGACGACGCGCTCTATAAGGCCAAGTGGAGTGGGAAGAACTGCGTTAAGGTGGCTGAGGTGTAA